A section of the Petrimonas sulfuriphila genome encodes:
- a CDS encoding SusC/RagA family TonB-linked outer membrane protein, producing MLMILSVSAQTGSTINVRGTVKDVAGEPIIGASILLQGTTSGVVTDYDGNFSIQAPGNGTLVISYVGYITQTIAIQNRNSIEVILQEDMELLDEVVVIGYATGSTRTISGAVEKVGREDMNAGVIVNPLDALKGKVAGVNIQKTGGDPTAGSAIRIRGTTSLSGGNDPLVVIDGVFGDLALLNALSPSDIESFTILKDASETAQYGSRGASGVIVVTTQKGKAGTKSINYDGTFGVEDVYKTINMLNADGYRAAVESMGYANALDKGANTNFMQEMLQTGYTQNHRISFGGGTAETNFRASLGVIDQKGIIKNNSMRNYTAKIDGSQLYFDNKLKLDLGMFGSKRESRYVNDYQKTFYSAASFNPTFPNTQNDDGTWPEDPNANEVDNPLGRLTISDKEDNAYLSTNGRLTWAINDNLNLSAFGSYTYNAKENMNYIPTNIKQGVREGRGKAYRGMNKSNILMGNISLNYKKMFQNSRLDALALIEGQNYNYTGFGANARGFDTNFFGYDNLAAGAVVKYGDVSSYKNGYSLNSFLGRVNYMYANRYIATVNMRFDGSSKLGENNKWGFFPSASLAWVMSEESFLKDINEINEIKWRVGYGRTGNQDAISAYNSLLLMGPSGLTSVNGVPTVTYGYNRNANPDLRWETKDMFDVGMDASFFDRKLTATIDYYYSRTKDLLYNYDVPVPPFVHPKLLANLGEMENSGLEVSLGITPLRTEDMELTVSGNMAFQKNKLLSLSGTYMGQELNAAEYMQLARINGAGFQGGNTYVTYQVVGQPLGVFYLPKSNGIINDGLGSYSYNILNLDEDPAINLNNGADRYFAGQAMPKVIMGTNISFRYKAFDIQTQMNGAFGHKIYNGTSLSYMNMNVFPTYNVLPDAPEKKIFDSTVTDYWLEKGDYLHIAYVTLGYNFNVEKMKNWVNSIRLTASVNNLHTFTNYSGLSPMINSTTVNEELGLDDKRFYPLSRTYSLGLSINF from the coding sequence ATGCTAATGATTTTATCGGTCAGCGCTCAAACGGGCTCTACGATAAATGTGCGGGGAACGGTAAAAGATGTTGCGGGCGAACCGATCATCGGAGCCAGTATCCTTTTACAAGGAACAACCTCGGGTGTGGTAACGGATTACGACGGGAATTTTTCCATCCAGGCTCCGGGTAATGGAACACTCGTTATCTCTTATGTGGGTTATATAACCCAAACGATAGCCATTCAAAACAGAAACAGCATAGAAGTTATCCTGCAAGAAGACATGGAATTGCTGGATGAAGTGGTGGTAATCGGTTATGCAACAGGAAGTACACGTACCATATCCGGTGCCGTGGAAAAGGTTGGAAGAGAAGACATGAACGCCGGGGTTATCGTGAATCCGCTGGATGCCCTTAAAGGAAAAGTAGCCGGAGTAAATATCCAGAAGACTGGCGGCGACCCGACAGCGGGAAGCGCCATCAGGATTCGCGGAACAACCTCGTTATCAGGAGGAAATGACCCCCTTGTAGTGATTGACGGGGTGTTTGGCGACCTGGCATTGTTGAATGCTCTTTCTCCATCCGACATCGAAAGTTTCACCATCTTAAAAGACGCCTCGGAAACAGCACAGTACGGCTCGAGAGGAGCAAGTGGTGTGATTGTTGTTACCACACAAAAAGGAAAAGCCGGAACAAAATCCATCAATTATGACGGGACTTTCGGCGTTGAAGATGTTTACAAAACCATCAACATGTTGAACGCCGACGGTTACAGAGCTGCCGTGGAGTCGATGGGATACGCCAACGCATTGGACAAGGGCGCCAACACCAACTTCATGCAAGAAATGCTCCAAACCGGATACACACAAAATCACCGCATTTCTTTTGGTGGCGGAACAGCTGAAACCAATTTCAGAGCATCCTTGGGTGTCATTGACCAAAAAGGGATAATCAAAAATAACTCGATGAGGAACTACACTGCAAAAATTGACGGTAGTCAGCTTTACTTCGATAACAAGCTTAAACTTGATCTGGGTATGTTTGGTTCAAAAAGAGAAAGCAGATATGTCAACGACTACCAAAAGACGTTTTATTCCGCCGCATCTTTCAACCCCACTTTTCCCAATACCCAAAACGATGATGGCACCTGGCCGGAAGATCCGAATGCAAACGAAGTGGACAACCCGCTTGGTCGTTTAACTATCAGCGACAAAGAAGACAACGCCTATTTGTCAACAAATGGACGGTTAACATGGGCCATCAACGACAACCTGAATTTAAGCGCATTTGGGTCTTATACCTACAATGCAAAAGAGAACATGAACTACATTCCCACCAACATTAAACAAGGGGTAAGGGAAGGCAGAGGTAAAGCCTATAGAGGAATGAATAAGAGCAATATCCTGATGGGTAACATAAGCCTGAACTACAAGAAAATGTTCCAAAACAGCCGTTTAGACGCATTAGCGTTGATTGAAGGGCAAAACTACAATTACACCGGATTCGGAGCAAACGCACGTGGATTTGACACTAACTTTTTCGGTTATGACAACCTGGCTGCCGGTGCTGTTGTAAAGTACGGAGATGTGAGTTCATATAAAAACGGATACAGTTTGAACTCATTTCTTGGTCGGGTGAACTACATGTACGCTAACCGCTATATTGCTACAGTAAATATGCGTTTCGACGGTTCTTCGAAATTAGGAGAGAACAACAAATGGGGGTTTTTCCCTTCAGCGTCTCTGGCGTGGGTAATGAGCGAGGAATCTTTCCTTAAAGACATCAACGAAATTAACGAAATTAAATGGAGAGTCGGATACGGACGTACCGGTAATCAGGATGCCATCAGTGCCTACAATTCCCTTTTGCTGATGGGGCCTTCAGGATTGACCAGTGTCAACGGAGTACCAACAGTAACCTACGGGTATAACAGAAATGCGAATCCCGATTTGAGGTGGGAAACCAAAGACATGTTCGACGTGGGTATGGACGCATCCTTCTTTGACCGGAAACTGACAGCCACCATCGATTATTATTACTCCAGGACAAAAGATTTGCTGTATAACTACGATGTACCGGTACCTCCCTTTGTGCATCCAAAATTGCTTGCTAATTTAGGTGAAATGGAAAATAGCGGTTTGGAAGTTTCACTAGGTATTACACCCCTCAGAACGGAGGATATGGAGTTGACCGTATCGGGAAACATGGCATTCCAGAAAAATAAGCTCTTATCGTTAAGCGGAACCTACATGGGACAAGAACTCAATGCAGCAGAATATATGCAACTGGCAAGAATTAACGGTGCAGGATTCCAAGGTGGGAACACATACGTAACTTATCAGGTTGTTGGTCAGCCATTGGGTGTTTTCTACTTACCTAAATCAAATGGCATAATCAACGACGGATTAGGAAGCTATAGCTATAACATTCTGAACCTCGATGAGGATCCGGCTATTAATTTGAACAACGGAGCCGACAGGTATTTTGCCGGCCAGGCAATGCCGAAAGTGATCATGGGAACCAACATCAGTTTCCGTTACAAGGCATTCGATATCCAAACACAAATGAACGGTGCTTTTGGCCATAAAATTTACAATGGAACATCATTATCCTACATGAATATGAACGTATTCCCAACCTATAATGTATTGCCCGATGCTCCCGAGAAGAAAATCTTTGACAGCACGGTAACCGACTATTGGCTGGAAAAAGGCGATTACCTGCATATCGCTTATGTAACACTGGGCTATAACTTCAATGTGGAAAAAATGAAAAATTGGGTAAATTCTATACGTTTAACTGCATCTGTAAATAATTTGCACACATTTACCAACTACTCCGGTTTATCTCCAATGATAAACAGTACCACGGTGAATGAAGAACTGGGGCTTGACGACAAAAGGTTCTATCCGCTTTCCCGCACCTATTCACTGGGTTTAAGTATTAACTTTTAA
- a CDS encoding GNAT family N-acetyltransferase, producing the protein MEKIIDPIDKALIKNELTVGKRIRSTNKANNEIYIFTAHDSPNLMREVGRLREIAFRHYGGGTGLEADIDKYDLMEHPYHQLIVWDPEKEEILGGYRFIMGKKVDFDEKGKPMLATAHLLNFSDDFLQNYLPYTVELGRSFVSLEYQSTLHSRKGIFALDNLWDGLGALTVIDPSMRYFFGKVTMYGTYNKEARNMILYFMHLHFPDPDKLVTPISQLVTNTDTGKMKHLFKGKNFKEDYKVLNREVRSFGLNIPPLINAYMGLSPTMRFFGTSINDEFGDVEESGILIEINQILEEKKQRHIESYIKSNPSKRFLIGLRRAISGKSKNLIKKSKNKK; encoded by the coding sequence ATGGAAAAAATCATCGATCCGATTGATAAAGCCCTCATAAAAAACGAACTAACCGTAGGAAAAAGAATACGATCCACCAACAAGGCCAACAACGAAATTTACATCTTCACTGCCCACGATTCGCCTAATCTCATGAGGGAAGTGGGGCGGCTACGTGAAATTGCTTTCCGTCACTATGGAGGAGGAACCGGACTAGAAGCCGATATCGACAAATACGACCTTATGGAGCATCCGTATCATCAACTTATTGTCTGGGATCCGGAAAAGGAAGAGATTCTAGGCGGATACCGCTTCATTATGGGTAAAAAAGTAGATTTTGATGAGAAGGGTAAGCCGATGCTCGCCACCGCTCATTTATTAAACTTCTCCGATGATTTCCTGCAAAACTACTTGCCGTACACCGTAGAATTAGGCCGATCGTTCGTCTCTCTCGAGTATCAATCTACCTTACACAGCCGCAAAGGCATCTTTGCACTTGATAATCTTTGGGACGGCCTGGGCGCACTCACGGTAATTGATCCTTCAATGAGGTATTTTTTCGGAAAAGTAACCATGTACGGGACCTATAACAAAGAAGCCCGCAACATGATCTTGTATTTTATGCACCTGCATTTTCCCGACCCGGACAAACTAGTCACCCCAATCAGCCAACTTGTCACCAATACCGATACAGGCAAGATGAAACACCTGTTTAAAGGTAAAAACTTCAAGGAAGACTACAAGGTTCTGAACCGGGAAGTCCGCAGCTTCGGGTTAAACATTCCACCGCTCATCAATGCCTACATGGGATTGTCACCCACCATGCGTTTCTTCGGAACTTCCATAAACGACGAATTCGGAGACGTGGAAGAATCAGGTATTCTTATCGAGATCAACCAGATCCTCGAAGAGAAAAAACAACGTCATATTGAATCCTATATAAAATCCAACCCAAGCAAACGATTCCTTATCGGATTACGGAGAGCCATTTCCGGAAAAAGCAAAAACCTGATCAAAAAATCCAAAAACAAAAAGTGA